Below is a genomic region from Granulicella sp. L56.
AGGTACGGGAGCGGCGCTGCGATATGTGACCGTGGTGGCGCAGGCCGACGATTTAGGAGAGTTGAAGCCAGCATTGCAGACTGTGACCGATGCCACGCATATGGACCGCACGCCCGAGATGGAGTTTGTCGATGTCGTCGATGCCGATGCCAGCAACCGGGCCAGCCTGCTGTTCGAGCTGCGGGCGCAGAACTCACGGCAGTTCGTCCTGTATCGGGTAATTGCGTCCGAGGCGCAGTTGATCTTTGCAGGTGGGTCGATCCAGTAGATTTTTTGTATCGAGTATCTTCTTCCACTGAAAACATCGAGCATCGACGAAGGACGAGGAGAGCGAATGGAAAAAATTGCTTTGTTTGGAGCGGCAGGAGCCATTGGGCAGAGTATTGCCGATGCGCTTCGAGCGAAAGGGGAGCCTTACCGTGTCGTAGGCCGCAACCGGGAGCGGCTGGCAGAGACCTTTGGTTCCGATCCGAACGCGGAGATCGTGACCTGGGACCCGGCAGATGCGGCTTCGGTGCGAGCAGCGGCGCGAAGCGTGGATACGCTGATCTATCTGGTAGGAGTGCCGTATAACCACTTCGAACTGCACCCGCTGACGATGCGACAGACGCTCGATGGAGCGATTGCAGAGGGTGTGAAGCGTGTGGTACTGATCGGCACGGTGTATCCCTATGGCGTGCCGGTGACAGAGAAGGTGAGCGAGCAACATCCGCGCAACCCGCCGACGTACAAAGGCAAGATGCGCAAGGAGCAGGAGGACATGCTGCTTGCAGCACACGCCGCCGGAGAGATAGAAGCGACCGTGCTGCGGCTTCCGGACTTCTACGGGCCGGGCGTGGAGAGCAGCCTTCTCGATGGCATGTTCAAAGCCGTAGCGAATGGAAAGACGGCAGACATGGTGGGGCCGATCGACACTCCACATGAGTTTGTGTTCGTGCCCGATGTGGGAGCGGTGGTCCTCGCGCTGGCGGAGAAGCCAGAGGCATATGGGCGATGGTGGAACCTTGCCGGAGCAGGCGTGACCACGCAGCGGCCGATGGCGGAGCAGGCGTTCGCGCTGGTAGGGCGTAAGCCGAAGATTCGCGTGGTGGGGAAGCTGGGGCTGCGGTTGATCGGATTGTTCCAGCCCATCATGAAGGAGCTGGTGGAGGTGCACTATCTGCAGACGACACCGGTGCTGATGGACGACGCTGCGCTAATCGCATTGTTAGGAGACGTGCACAAGACCTCGTATGCCGAGGGCGTGCGGCTCAGCGTGGAAAGCTACAAAGCCGCCAGCATGAAGGCGTAGCCACTATTGGCCTAGCTGCGCATGTGGCCAGTCGCCTGTCCAGTCGATGGTTGAAAGCTGCATAGAGGGCTTACCCGTCTTAGCATCGTAGGCGTGGAAGACGATGAGGTCGTCGCCCTTGGGATCCATCAATATGCTTTCGCCGCCGGGCCCTAGCCAGCGAGCATTTGCGATGAGCAGCTCCGTGCCGCCGCCTTCGGTAAGTGGCTTGCCGGTCTTATCGAGGTAAGGGCCGGTGACGGATTTTGCGCGGCCCACCATGGTTTTATAGGTGCTCTTCGTGCCGCGGCAGCAGAGGTCCCACGAGGTGAAGAGGTAGTAG
It encodes:
- a CDS encoding NAD-dependent epimerase/dehydratase family protein; this encodes MEKIALFGAAGAIGQSIADALRAKGEPYRVVGRNRERLAETFGSDPNAEIVTWDPADAASVRAAARSVDTLIYLVGVPYNHFELHPLTMRQTLDGAIAEGVKRVVLIGTVYPYGVPVTEKVSEQHPRNPPTYKGKMRKEQEDMLLAAHAAGEIEATVLRLPDFYGPGVESSLLDGMFKAVANGKTADMVGPIDTPHEFVFVPDVGAVVLALAEKPEAYGRWWNLAGAGVTTQRPMAEQAFALVGRKPKIRVVGKLGLRLIGLFQPIMKELVEVHYLQTTPVLMDDAALIALLGDVHKTSYAEGVRLSVESYKAASMKA